A genome region from Brooklawnia propionicigenes includes the following:
- the efp gene encoding elongation factor P: protein MATTNDIKNGTVLDLDGQLWQVLWFQHHKPGKGNTVVRTKIKNIVNGKTVDRTFQADTKIDMAQVDRSDMQYLYEDGTGYVVMDTTTYDQLTIPAEVFGDAKDYLLEGMTITVATHDGNPLYIDLPASVELEVTYTEPGLQGDRSTGGTKPATLETGKQIQVPLFITTGEKVKVSTESGEYLGRVNA, encoded by the coding sequence GTGGCTACCACCAACGACATCAAGAACGGCACCGTACTCGACTTGGACGGCCAGCTCTGGCAGGTCCTGTGGTTCCAGCATCACAAGCCTGGCAAGGGCAACACCGTGGTGCGCACCAAGATCAAGAACATCGTGAACGGCAAGACCGTCGACCGCACCTTCCAGGCCGACACCAAGATCGACATGGCTCAGGTCGACCGCTCCGACATGCAGTACCTGTACGAGGACGGCACCGGCTATGTGGTCATGGACACCACCACCTACGATCAGCTGACCATCCCGGCCGAGGTCTTCGGGGACGCCAAGGACTACCTGCTCGAGGGGATGACGATCACGGTCGCCACCCACGACGGAAACCCGCTGTACATCGATCTGCCGGCCAGCGTCGAGCTCGAGGTGACCTACACCGAGCCCGGTCTGCAGGGTGACCGTTCCACCGGTGGCACCAAACCCGCCACCTTGGAGACCGGTAAGCAGATCCAGGTGCCGCTGTTCATCACCACCGGCGAGAAGGTGAAGGTCTCCACCGAGTCCGGCGAATACCTCGGCCGCGTCAACGCGTGA
- the nusB gene encoding transcription antitermination factor NusB codes for MAHPADEQPLPLAAGEHPPVPGAVKVSSVDMADAHHSTRTKARKAALDVLFESDLLGQDASVSLAERLSDPEITVREFTREIVLGVRDNAIEIDRRIATLTTSQWPIDRMPRIDRCLARMAIYELDYTGIDARAAISEALELADELSTDDSVAFLNGLLGRAAQTRPGRKADGEQ; via the coding sequence ATGGCTCATCCCGCCGACGAGCAGCCGCTTCCGCTGGCGGCGGGCGAACACCCGCCCGTGCCCGGGGCGGTCAAGGTGTCGTCCGTCGACATGGCCGATGCCCACCATTCGACGCGCACCAAGGCCCGCAAGGCTGCTCTCGACGTGCTGTTCGAGTCGGACCTACTGGGTCAGGACGCGTCCGTGTCGCTGGCCGAACGGCTGAGCGATCCGGAGATCACGGTGCGGGAATTCACCCGCGAGATCGTCTTGGGGGTGCGTGACAACGCCATCGAGATCGATCGTCGCATCGCCACGCTGACGACCAGCCAGTGGCCGATCGATCGGATGCCCCGCATCGATCGCTGCCTGGCGCGGATGGCGATCTACGAGCTCGACTACACCGGTATCGATGCTCGGGCGGCCATCAGCGAGGCGCTGGAACTGGCCGATGAACTGTCCACCGACGATTCGGTGGCATTCCTGAACGGATTGCTGGGCAGGGCAGCACAGACCCGCCCGGGGAGGAAGGCCGATGGTGAGCAGTAG
- the carA gene encoding carbamoyl-phosphate synthase small subunit produces MVSSSPAILVLEDGRVFRGDAFGAIGETFGEAVFATGMSGYQETLTDPSYYRQVVIATAPHIGNTGWNDEDDESSRIWVAGYAVRDPSPRPSNWRSSRTLESELVSQQIVGISGIDTRALTRHLRERGSMRVGISSLSTDTDALLAKVLEQPAMEGADLVAMVTCAEPYVVPAQGEKRFTVAAVDLGIKSNTPRELAERGVEVHVLPASSTFADVTAIAPDGVFFSNGPGDPSTAGHAVELMQQAMRADLPVFGICLGNQVLGRALGFGTYKLKYGHRGINQPVLDRGSNRIDITSHNHGFAVDAPRNEQIETDFGTVHVSHICLNDDVVEGLEVTRDGKLTAFSVQYHPEAAAGPHDAEYLFDRFADLMSAHKEGAH; encoded by the coding sequence ATGGTGAGCAGTAGCCCAGCCATTCTGGTGCTGGAGGACGGACGCGTCTTCCGCGGGGACGCTTTCGGGGCGATCGGTGAGACTTTCGGTGAGGCGGTCTTCGCCACCGGAATGTCGGGCTATCAAGAGACGTTGACCGATCCCAGTTATTACCGCCAGGTGGTGATCGCGACCGCGCCGCACATCGGCAACACCGGCTGGAATGACGAGGACGACGAGTCGAGCCGCATCTGGGTGGCCGGCTATGCGGTGCGGGACCCCTCGCCGAGGCCGAGCAACTGGCGGTCCAGCCGTACGCTCGAATCCGAGCTGGTCAGCCAGCAGATCGTCGGCATCAGCGGTATCGACACCCGCGCGCTGACACGTCACCTTCGCGAGCGGGGCTCGATGCGGGTGGGCATCAGCTCGCTGTCCACCGACACGGACGCTTTGCTGGCCAAGGTGCTCGAGCAGCCCGCCATGGAGGGTGCCGACCTGGTCGCCATGGTGACCTGTGCCGAACCCTATGTGGTGCCGGCCCAGGGCGAGAAGCGGTTCACGGTGGCCGCTGTCGATCTGGGTATCAAGTCCAATACTCCGCGCGAACTGGCCGAGCGCGGCGTCGAGGTGCATGTGCTGCCGGCTTCGTCCACCTTCGCCGATGTCACGGCGATCGCACCCGACGGGGTCTTCTTCAGTAACGGTCCTGGCGACCCGTCGACCGCCGGCCACGCGGTCGAGCTGATGCAGCAGGCGATGCGCGCCGATCTGCCGGTCTTCGGCATCTGCTTGGGCAACCAGGTACTCGGCCGGGCCCTGGGATTCGGTACCTACAAGCTGAAATACGGTCACCGTGGTATCAACCAGCCGGTGCTCGACCGGGGATCCAACCGGATCGACATCACCTCGCACAACCACGGTTTCGCTGTCGATGCTCCCCGCAACGAGCAGATCGAGACCGACTTCGGTACCGTGCACGTCAGCCATATCTGCCTGAACGACGACGTGGTCGAGGGCTTGGAGGTGACCCGGGACGGCAAACTGACGGCCTTCTCGGTGCAGTACCACCCCGAAGCCGCCGCAGGCCCGCATGATGCGGAATATCTGTTCGACCGCTTCGCCGATCTGATGTCGGCGCACAAGGAGGGTGCTCACTGA